attcatctgctgccatcacctcatgtttcagcattataatgcacggccccatgtcgcaaggatctgtacacaattactggtagctgaacatgtcccagttcttctataCTCACTAGACAagtcacacattgagcatgtttgggatgatctGGATTGACGTATACGACAGCGTGTTcaagttccctccaatatccagcaacttcacacagcccttgaagaggagtaggacaacattccacaggccacaatcaacagcctgatcaaggaGATGTgctgtgctgcatgaggcaaatggtggtcacaccagatactgactggttttctgatccacccccacctttttttaaggtatctgtgaccaacagatgcatatctgcattcccagtcgtgtgaaatccatagattagggcctatggaatttatttaaatggactgatttccttatatgaactgtaactcagtaaaatatttgaaatggtttatatttatattttatatttttgttcaatgtagttaaagaagaaaatggactacttcaaaatggagatggcctcaatggcgctgcctgtGATCTCAAAATTAGGACAGATACAATAATGTGGTGTCTATGTAGGCTATGTAGGCTATCAGAACAAAGGAACAGTGGAGCTCATCGACTCATCAGTCCCACACAACTAAGCTCAAGTATGCCACCTTGAGGCTGTAGGCTACACAACACTAGCAATAAAAGTGGAGGAGATGTGTTGATGGGAAAAAGAGGGGGGCATCTTCTGATGGAACTGATGCCTCCCATCAGAACAGATTTGAGCCTCAATGGGATAGGCCTTATCATGTAGGCCTTATCATGATAAATCCCAACTTCTTATAATAAAGATGTATGATACACCTTGATCTgataatatactgtatcataaGCTAATGCTAAATCATAAAGTCTtagtttaaaggcccaatgcagccatgtttatattaatatcaaatcatttctgggtaacaattaagtaccatactttaatagttttccattaaaattgacaaaaaaaaatatatttctcaagcaagaacttTGATAGGACTGTCAGGGAGTGGTCTGAAtgtggaggggaaaactgaaaactagctgttattgtcagagaggtttggaactctttttgttattggtctattaaccaatttactgcctggtgatgtcaccaggcaagccaaaactccCGCCCATTGCAAACCTGAGGATTAGATGTTCTTGTGTAGAATATATTTTCAACCGGCAACAATCAGGAATAACACTGATCCCTTTTCTTCCCACttctacagtgttagtttcatcagctgttgtacaatatgatataaaacacaggaaacacTGAATTTTGTCTGCACTGGGCCTCTAACAACTATGTGGTTATTCCTATTCTGTACATTTGAATGTCAAATAAGGTAATTCATTGGGTaacaattttatttaaaaatgctGTTTAATATTCTACCAGCAACGTATACTTAAAACAATAGCTCAGGCTGTCGTGGTGGGGAGACAATACACTTCCTCACAGTGCCATTTTTCTCGAGTGACTTCCTCTTCAgcgaacacacacacttcctccacTACAGCAACACTTTGCTTGACTGCTTTGACGCTCTCGGACAGATTGTAGGCTATATGTTCATACAAAACCTGCCATTAAAGAAAGTATGTTTGGTGAGTCTGACTTGTTTTTAACCTTTGCATGTTTTTGTTGTCAAATTGTTGTAATTATGTACTACTACTGTATAATAGATATGTAGGCTGTAACACATAATCTTACGGAAGCACTTGGGTGACGCACCATAAGGCGAGGTAGCCAACTGCCGTTATAATTTTGGTAGGCGCTATTCTATATCAAACTCTATAGGCCTACGATATGGCATGCAATGTTAAAATCCACAATTGTAATATTTATTTGTGACAGTTATTTTGTGTTTCATTTAGCCCATATAAAGTTCTAACTTGCTCTGCTGACTCTTTTTCTGTaaaatgatgataatggtgaAAAAACTTTACTGTAACTTATGTTGAACTCTTTTTCTAATTTCAGGGTTACTATTAGGCCCTATTAACACATAGCCCTTTTCTTAATAATCTAGGTGAATGAAATGAGAAATGTACACGATCAGAATGCTATGGCCTTGTTGATGGCCTAAAATGAGTGAAATTCACCTATCATAGATATTCAGTGGATAAGCCAAAGGTATGCATCAGTGGTGGTAGGCATACAAAGGTTTATTGGATTTGATGAACTATCCCCAGTCAGTGTACAGAGAAGTACATTTCAGTGCTCCCAGGCTCGGGTCCCTGTAGACTGGGTTTAGTTATATTCACATTTTCTCCAACATTCTCAGAGAGCAGTGGGAAGAGtccagctctcctctctcacaaTGAATTACAATTACTGCATGTATTTCAAACTCTGCAGTCTCCACCCATATTTTGCAGTTTCAGTGTTCACACTTGAATTCATGGGGAACACAGGCCTTatgtactgtaactataaatgaaGTAGGCCCACAGATTAACATAATGTTCAAGTTGAAATGAAAGCCAGTAGATAAACAAAGACGGATAAAAATAGATAGTGTCAAACTGTACTGTGTAAATGAGGGTGTGAGAGTGATGTTCGTACCCGATAAAGTGTGAGAGCAATTTAAACCACAGACCTCATTTTCAACAGTTTAAATTTGTTGGGCCCTAGCCAGTGTCTCTCTTTTGGTGTAAAGTGCGTCTGAACATTGTAGCATAAAGTGCATTTCTCCCTGTGTTTCTCATGTCCAGGTGTCTGAGAGAGTGAAGGGGTCAGAATGCAGAGCATCAAGTGTGTGGTGGTAGGAGACGGTGCAGTAGGGAAGACCTGCCTACTCATCTCCTACACCACCAACGCCTTCCCCAAGGAGTACATCCCCACTGTGTTTGACAACTACAGCGCCCAAGTGACTGTGGACAGCAGGACTATTAGCCTCAACCTGTGGGACACAGCAGGCCAGGAGGAGTACGACCGCCTGCGCACCCTCTCCTACCCTCAGACCAACGTGTTTGTCATCTGCTTCTCTGTTGCCAGCCCCCCCTCCTTTGAGAACGTCAAGCACAAGTGGCACCCGGAGGTCACCCACCACTGTCCCAATACGCCCATTCTACTGGTGGGCACCAAGAAGGACCTGCGTAATGACCCGGAGGTGTTGAAGAAGCTTAAGGATCAGAACCAGACAACCATCACCCAACAGCAGGGCACCGCCCTGGCCAGGCAGATCCAAGCCATCAAGTACCTTGAATGCTCTGCCCTCAACCAAGACGGAATCAAAGAGGTGTTCGCTGAGGGTGTACGAGCCTTTCTCAACCCACAACCTGTCGCCACCAAGAAACCCTGTGTGCTATTGTAAAGGCAGTAGGAAACCCTGTGTGCTATTGTAAAGGCAGTAGGACACGCTGTGTGCTATTGTAAAGGCAGTACGAAACCCTGTGTGTTATTGTAAAGGCCGTAGGAAACCCTGTGTGCTATTGTAAAGGCAGTAGGAAACCATGTGTGCTATTGTAAAGGCAGTAGGAAACCCTGTGTGCTATTGTAAAGGCAGTAGGAAACCCTGTGTGCTATTGTAAAGGCAGTAGAGATACTATCACGTATGCAAATCAAACAGAACGATATTAATTCATTGAATGTGTGTAAACCATTGGAGTTGATTTTATtgtgaaatatgtttttgttgtactgCCGATAACAAACCCTGCCATATCAAGACTTCCTTGAGACAAGGGGATCATTGAGGAAGAGGCATTGGCTCAAGATGGATGCCTCAAAACTGAGCCAATGTTAGATAGGCAAGAAGGGCCTGGGTCAAATGCTGTCTGTAAGAATCCTTGCTTTTGTATATCCATTATGTTGCCCTCTTCCTTTATAGCAATTAACAAACAAGACCTGAGACTTTCTGATGAGGAGATACATTCTCTCATTTATCAGTGCTTGTATTGTTGTCACATTTTGACATGTATGGCctttacaaaaataataaaaaaatatcaggaaTTTAAATATCCATCCTCCCATAATTAATACTTATTTTTCACAGATAATTTGTTGTATcatagaaatatgtttttttacaccatcaggtgtgttgtgtgctgttagTG
The genomic region above belongs to Salvelinus sp. IW2-2015 linkage group LG4p, ASM291031v2, whole genome shotgun sequence and contains:
- the LOC111960787 gene encoding rho-related GTP-binding protein RhoG, whose amino-acid sequence is MQSIKCVVVGDGAVGKTCLLISYTTNAFPKEYIPTVFDNYSAQVTVDSRTISLNLWDTAGQEEYDRLRTLSYPQTNVFVICFSVASPPSFENVKHKWHPEVTHHCPNTPILLVGTKKDLRNDPEVLKKLKDQNQTTITQQQGTALARQIQAIKYLECSALNQDGIKEVFAEGVRAFLNPQPVATKKPCVLL